The Canis aureus isolate CA01 chromosome 22, VMU_Caureus_v.1.0, whole genome shotgun sequence genome has a window encoding:
- the LOC144294110 gene encoding caspase-14-like isoform X2, with protein MERSPGSGGRWECSGPPAPPELTPDVAELQSRVQETLELLSPQDLRNFRLLLKTVDEEPRVSPVKLELEGRKKAGLARLVAQNYCEPAASRVLVKVLRQLRRADLLRLWQGAADRGGIPRKILKRSYDCVDGELDRYDLSGSRKAFLMCVEKSRPGAHRDIELMKEWLGQCQFEHTACIDPNKMELLRKITLFRDGLNEIKGDVGCCLITLMSHGENGFIKMEDGEKVNLQDIFEMFNNKNCPALQEKPKIFIIQACRGERRDSGVETDDEPMESDDVSEKRRLPTFSDYFIIYPTQADHVALRHPRTGSVMIEAMSEVFKQYGNKWHIADFFTRVNNRVVHTEFHLHEEPIKVSLVMESTLTKSVYF; from the exons ATGGAGCGGAGCCCGGGGAGCGGCGGGCGCTGGGAGTGCAGCGGCCCCCCGGCGCCTCCCGAGCTCACCCCGGACGTGGCGGAGCTGCAGAGCCGCGTGCAGGAGACCCTGGAGCTGCTGTCCCCGCAGGACCTGCGCAACTTCCGCCTGCTCCTCAAGACCGTGGACGAGGAGCCGCGGGTGAGCCCCGTGAAGCTGGAGCTGGAGGGCCGCAAGAAGGCGGGGCTGGCCCGTCTGGTGGCCCAGAACTACTGCGAGCCCGCCGCGTCGCGCGTCCTCGTCAAGGTGCTGCGGCAGCTCCGCCGCGCCGACCTGCTCAGGCTCTGGCAGGGCGCCGCGGACCGCGGGG GGATTCCAAGAAAGATTCTAAAGAGAAGCTATGACTGTGTGGATGGAGAACTG GACCGTTATGACCTGAGTGGCAGTCGGAAGGCTTTCCTCATGTGTGTGGAGAAGAGCAGACCAGGGGCTCACCGGGACATCGAGCTAATGAAGGAATGGCTTGGCCAGTGCCAGTTTGAACATACAGCGTGCATCGATCCGAACAAGatg GAGTTACTCAGGAAAATAACATTATTTCGTGATGGACTCAATGAAATTAAAGGTGATGTTGGCTGTTGCCTCATTACCCTTATGTCCCATGGGGAGAATGGCTTTATTAAAATGGAAGATGGTGAAAAAGTCAACCTGCAGgacatttttgaaatgtttaataataaaaattgtccAGCACTTCAGGAGAAACCGAAGATCTTTATCATCCAGGCCTGTAGAGGAG agagaagagacagcGGTGTTGAGACTGATGATGAACCCATGGAGTCTGATGATGTATCTGAGAAGAGGAGGCTGCCCACATTCAGTGATTATTTCATCATCTATCCCACCCAGGCAG ATCACGTTGCTCTACGGCACCCTCGCACTGGCTCCGTGATGATTGAAGCAATGTCCGAAGTCTTTAAACAGTACGGAAATAAGTGGCACATCGCTGACTTTTTCACCAGA GTGAATAACAGAGTGGTGCACACTGAGTTTCATCTGCACGAGGAACCAATTAAAGTATCACTTGTCATGGAATCAACTTTAACTAAATCCGTGTACTTTTGA
- the SLC25A38 gene encoding mitochondrial glycine transporter isoform X1 has protein sequence MLQKSRPALLQPQDVGDKVETLMLHPVIKAFLCGSISGTCSTLLFQPLDLLKTRLQTLQPSAHGSGRIGMLALLLKVVRTESILGLWKGISPSIVRCVPGIGIYFGTLYSLKQYFLRGHPPTALESVILGVGSRSVAGVCMSPITVIKTRYESGRYGYESIYTALRSIYRSEGHRGLFSGLTATLLRDAPFSGIYLMFYNQTKNIMTHDQLDANLIPVVNFSCGIFAGILASLVTQPADVIKTHMQLSPMKFRWIGQAMTLIFKDYGLRGFFQGGVPRALRRALMAAMAWTVYEEMMAKMGLKS, from the exons ATGTTGCAGAAGTCACGCCCGGCGCTGCTGCAGCCTCAGGATGTCGGGGACAAGGTGGAGACGCTTATG CTGCATCCGGTGATCAAGGCTTTCCTGTGTGGCTCCATCAGTGGGACCTGCTCCACACTCCTTTTCCAACCCCTGGATCTCCTCAAAACACGCCTGCAGACTCTCCAGCCCTCAGCCCATGG ATCCGGACGCATTGGGATGCTGGCTCTGCTCTTGAAGGTGGTTCGCACGGAGAGTATTCTGGGCCTTTGGAAAGGAATATCCCCT TCCATTGTGAGGTGTGTCCCTGGAATTGGCATCTACTTCGGCACTCTCTACTCCTTGAAGCAGTACTTCCTGCGAGGCCATCCCCCCACCGCCCTGGAGTCCGTCATCCTGGGAGTGGGCTCTCGCTCAGTTGCAGGGGTCTGCATGTCACCCATCACTGTGATCAAGACACGTTACGAG AGTGGGAGGTATGGTTATGAGAGCATCTATACGGCCCTGAGGAGCATCTATCGCAGTGAGGGGCACCGGGGACTCTTCAGTGGCCTGACAGCAACACTCCTTCGTGACGCACCCTTTTCTGGAATCTACCTGATGTTCTACAACCAGACCAAAAATATCATGACCCATG ACCAGTTGGATGCAAACCTTATCCCTGTGGTAAATTTCAGCTGTGGGATCTTTGCTGGCATTCTGGCCTCCCTGGTAACTCAACCTGCGGATGTTATCAAAACTCATATGCAGCTCTCCCCAATGAAATTTCGGTGGATTGGCCAGGCAATGACACTCATTTTCAAA GATTATGGGCTGCGTGGCTTCTTCCAAGGTGGCGTCCCCCGGGCCCTCCGCAGAGCTCTGATGGCAGCGATGGCATGGACCGTGTATGAGGAGATGATGGCCAAGATGGGACTGAAGTCCTGA
- the LOC144294110 gene encoding caspase-14-like isoform X1, giving the protein MERSPGSGGRWECSGPPAPPELTPDVAELQSRVQETLELLSPQDLRNFRLLLKTVDEEPRVSPVKLELEGRKKAGLARLVAQNYCEPAASRVLVKVLRQLRRADLLRLWQGAADRGGIPRKILKRSYDCVDGELDRYDLSGSRKAFLMCVEKSRPGAHRDIELMKEWLGQCQFEHTACIDPNKMELLRKITLFRDGLNEIKGDVGCCLITLMSHGENGFIKMEDGEKVNLQDIFEMFNNKNCPALQEKPKIFIIQACRGERRDSGVETDDEPMESDDVSEKRRLPTFSDYFIIYPTQADHVALRHPRTGSVMIEAMSEVFKQYGNKWHIADFFTRSNPLKPSNTPQVATGIRIHRDTWGLVSGSAGIPAWAECFWSSCPNQNYVLITSHLPKV; this is encoded by the exons ATGGAGCGGAGCCCGGGGAGCGGCGGGCGCTGGGAGTGCAGCGGCCCCCCGGCGCCTCCCGAGCTCACCCCGGACGTGGCGGAGCTGCAGAGCCGCGTGCAGGAGACCCTGGAGCTGCTGTCCCCGCAGGACCTGCGCAACTTCCGCCTGCTCCTCAAGACCGTGGACGAGGAGCCGCGGGTGAGCCCCGTGAAGCTGGAGCTGGAGGGCCGCAAGAAGGCGGGGCTGGCCCGTCTGGTGGCCCAGAACTACTGCGAGCCCGCCGCGTCGCGCGTCCTCGTCAAGGTGCTGCGGCAGCTCCGCCGCGCCGACCTGCTCAGGCTCTGGCAGGGCGCCGCGGACCGCGGGG GGATTCCAAGAAAGATTCTAAAGAGAAGCTATGACTGTGTGGATGGAGAACTG GACCGTTATGACCTGAGTGGCAGTCGGAAGGCTTTCCTCATGTGTGTGGAGAAGAGCAGACCAGGGGCTCACCGGGACATCGAGCTAATGAAGGAATGGCTTGGCCAGTGCCAGTTTGAACATACAGCGTGCATCGATCCGAACAAGatg GAGTTACTCAGGAAAATAACATTATTTCGTGATGGACTCAATGAAATTAAAGGTGATGTTGGCTGTTGCCTCATTACCCTTATGTCCCATGGGGAGAATGGCTTTATTAAAATGGAAGATGGTGAAAAAGTCAACCTGCAGgacatttttgaaatgtttaataataaaaattgtccAGCACTTCAGGAGAAACCGAAGATCTTTATCATCCAGGCCTGTAGAGGAG agagaagagacagcGGTGTTGAGACTGATGATGAACCCATGGAGTCTGATGATGTATCTGAGAAGAGGAGGCTGCCCACATTCAGTGATTATTTCATCATCTATCCCACCCAGGCAG ATCACGTTGCTCTACGGCACCCTCGCACTGGCTCCGTGATGATTGAAGCAATGTCCGAAGTCTTTAAACAGTACGGAAATAAGTGGCACATCGCTGACTTTTTCACCAGA AGTAATCCATTAAAGCCTTCCAACACCCCTCAAGTAGCTACTGGGATTCGCATCCACCGTGACACATGGGGGCTAGTCAGTGGCTCAGCTGGCATTCCAGCCTGGGCGGAGTGCTTCTGGAGTTCATGCCCTAATCAAAATTATGTATTAATTACTTCACACCTCCCCAAGGTATAG
- the SLC25A38 gene encoding mitochondrial glycine transporter isoform X2: protein MLQKSRPALLQPQDVGDKLHPVIKAFLCGSISGTCSTLLFQPLDLLKTRLQTLQPSAHGSGRIGMLALLLKVVRTESILGLWKGISPSIVRCVPGIGIYFGTLYSLKQYFLRGHPPTALESVILGVGSRSVAGVCMSPITVIKTRYESGRYGYESIYTALRSIYRSEGHRGLFSGLTATLLRDAPFSGIYLMFYNQTKNIMTHDQLDANLIPVVNFSCGIFAGILASLVTQPADVIKTHMQLSPMKFRWIGQAMTLIFKDYGLRGFFQGGVPRALRRALMAAMAWTVYEEMMAKMGLKS, encoded by the exons ATGTTGCAGAAGTCACGCCCGGCGCTGCTGCAGCCTCAGGATGTCGGGGACAAG CTGCATCCGGTGATCAAGGCTTTCCTGTGTGGCTCCATCAGTGGGACCTGCTCCACACTCCTTTTCCAACCCCTGGATCTCCTCAAAACACGCCTGCAGACTCTCCAGCCCTCAGCCCATGG ATCCGGACGCATTGGGATGCTGGCTCTGCTCTTGAAGGTGGTTCGCACGGAGAGTATTCTGGGCCTTTGGAAAGGAATATCCCCT TCCATTGTGAGGTGTGTCCCTGGAATTGGCATCTACTTCGGCACTCTCTACTCCTTGAAGCAGTACTTCCTGCGAGGCCATCCCCCCACCGCCCTGGAGTCCGTCATCCTGGGAGTGGGCTCTCGCTCAGTTGCAGGGGTCTGCATGTCACCCATCACTGTGATCAAGACACGTTACGAG AGTGGGAGGTATGGTTATGAGAGCATCTATACGGCCCTGAGGAGCATCTATCGCAGTGAGGGGCACCGGGGACTCTTCAGTGGCCTGACAGCAACACTCCTTCGTGACGCACCCTTTTCTGGAATCTACCTGATGTTCTACAACCAGACCAAAAATATCATGACCCATG ACCAGTTGGATGCAAACCTTATCCCTGTGGTAAATTTCAGCTGTGGGATCTTTGCTGGCATTCTGGCCTCCCTGGTAACTCAACCTGCGGATGTTATCAAAACTCATATGCAGCTCTCCCCAATGAAATTTCGGTGGATTGGCCAGGCAATGACACTCATTTTCAAA GATTATGGGCTGCGTGGCTTCTTCCAAGGTGGCGTCCCCCGGGCCCTCCGCAGAGCTCTGATGGCAGCGATGGCATGGACCGTGTATGAGGAGATGATGGCCAAGATGGGACTGAAGTCCTGA
- the SLC25A38 gene encoding mitochondrial glycine transporter isoform X3 has translation MLQKSRPALLQPQDVGDKVETLMLHPVIKAFLCGSISGTCSTLLFQPLDLLKTRLQTLQPSAHGSGRIGMLALLLKVVRTESILGLWKGISPSIVRCVPGIGIYFGTLYSLKQYFLRGHPPTALESVILGVGSRSVAGVCMSPITVIKTRYESGRYGYESIYTALRSIYRSEGHRGLFSGLTATLLRDAPFSGIYLMFYNQTKNIMTHGLWAAWLLPRWRPPGPPQSSDGSDGMDRV, from the exons ATGTTGCAGAAGTCACGCCCGGCGCTGCTGCAGCCTCAGGATGTCGGGGACAAGGTGGAGACGCTTATG CTGCATCCGGTGATCAAGGCTTTCCTGTGTGGCTCCATCAGTGGGACCTGCTCCACACTCCTTTTCCAACCCCTGGATCTCCTCAAAACACGCCTGCAGACTCTCCAGCCCTCAGCCCATGG ATCCGGACGCATTGGGATGCTGGCTCTGCTCTTGAAGGTGGTTCGCACGGAGAGTATTCTGGGCCTTTGGAAAGGAATATCCCCT TCCATTGTGAGGTGTGTCCCTGGAATTGGCATCTACTTCGGCACTCTCTACTCCTTGAAGCAGTACTTCCTGCGAGGCCATCCCCCCACCGCCCTGGAGTCCGTCATCCTGGGAGTGGGCTCTCGCTCAGTTGCAGGGGTCTGCATGTCACCCATCACTGTGATCAAGACACGTTACGAG AGTGGGAGGTATGGTTATGAGAGCATCTATACGGCCCTGAGGAGCATCTATCGCAGTGAGGGGCACCGGGGACTCTTCAGTGGCCTGACAGCAACACTCCTTCGTGACGCACCCTTTTCTGGAATCTACCTGATGTTCTACAACCAGACCAAAAATATCATGACCCATG GATTATGGGCTGCGTGGCTTCTTCCAAGGTGGCGTCCCCCGGGCCCTCCGCAGAGCTCTGATGGCAGCGATGGCATGGACCGTGTATGA